From Besnoitia besnoiti strain Bb-Ger1 chromosome Unknown contig00082, whole genome shotgun sequence:
gactaacattaagaaggcgactaccaaagtgaatgtcatgatattcgtacagcttgtatacaaatgttggtttttcaaatatacgctggataccactatacttaatgcacttaacatgatggtcatgaaaagcacaagagaacttggatccggtaaacaaagaccttcaagatctaaaccagtagtccaactcgtagtatatactccccagaaaaagctgataaataatcctgtctcagagatgataactccaagtacgatgctactgattagactagcatctgagtagtagttttctctcgctgttaagatgagtgagaacaagaatccatatattacgcctagaacataaccgatgtggaataatcttaatgtagtaggatattgaaatccaacacttttagctgtcttaagcagtccagtggggtggtggtgtactgcaatcataaagaacttggttgtctgtatctcataaccggagtcatcttcagtattctaggaactataatgtctttgtttattcgatttgagttatacagttctggatcgcggatcatttgtacagagacgatagctacttataatgtgataataacgatacatggcctagctatgatctttatgttcttaatgcctgctttgtacggaggatatggtaacttctttgtaccaatatatattggtggttcggaagtcgttttcccaagaactaacgcgatctcctattttctagtaccattagtgaactcttttggtctgatcctaagtacgcagtgagctaactagatacaaggaacttgacaagcattaatagatttatataaacgacaaggacatgagtctactggattttataatacaggttgaactgtgggttagtttcaatgcccaaggcagagcactggattggatacccaggaactgtgctccattaataagaatcatattctaagtcaccagcatgcaataccaatcagataacaactgaagctagactccatgttacacttactaaaatggattcctaggttgatataaactaccttttctgggagtatatactacgagttggactactggtttagatcttgaaggtcttgtttaccggatccaagttctcttgtgctttcatgaccatcatgttaagtgcattaagtatagtggtatccagcgtatattgaaaaaccaacatttgtatacaagctgtacgaatatcatgacattcactttggtagtcgccttcttaatgttagtctgtacggaatacttaggactatctctttatattaatgataatgcatttggtaatggacttttcatcttaactggtatacattttagccatgttattgttggagctatccttgtattcttcactcaaagtatctatagttctttagttacttacatgcctacaagctctataatgctaagcaaatctaaaggtatgttatgcaagatctttacagaaccattcactattttatatctacactttgtagaaaccatgtggatattaatccacattacattctatctctaaatcatataacggtcgtaaggtacgccggggataacaggtcagataatattgggagttctaatcctcggattgtatcagcacctccatgtcggctcattactcccttgttattgaacaagattcagttaggaacgctagttcaccgtcagatgtaatacgtgagctgggttaagaacgtctggagacagtttgttccctatctaccatattatctaattggtttaattttcttacaaacggcttttggtttgattgaattatcgcacccagataactccataccagtgaaccggtttgtaactccgcttcatatcgtacctgaatggtactttttagcatattatgcggtgttaaaagtaatcccatccaaaaccggtggtttgttagtatttatgtcctctctcattaacttagctcttttatctgaaattcgagctttgaatactcgaatgttgatacgacaacattttatgactcgaaatgtagtcagtggatgggtaattatttgggtatacagtatgatcttcttgattattattggtagtgctattccacaagcgacttatatcttatatggtagattagctactatcgtatatcttactaccggattggttctatgctt
This genomic window contains:
- a CDS encoding uncharacterized protein (encoded by transcript BESB_081100), with translation MIAVHHHPTGLLKTAKSVGFQYPTTLRLFHIGYVLGVIYGFLFSLILTARENYYSDASLISSIVLGVIISETGLFISFFWGVYTTSWTTGLDLEGLCLPDPSSLVLFMTIMLSALSIVVSSVYLKNQHLYTSCTNIMTFTLVVAFLMLVCTEYTDRILVGLAPV
- a CDS encoding cytochrome b (encoded by transcript BESB_081110), producing the protein MSAHYSLVIEQDSFVPYLPYYLIGLIFLQTAFGLIELSHPDNSIPVNRFVTPLHIVPEWYFLAYYAVLKVIPSKTGGLLVFMSSLINLALLSEIRALNTRMLIRQHFMTRNVVSGWVIIWVYSMIFLIIIGSAIPQATYILYGRLATIVYLTTGLVLCLY